In Gemmatimonadales bacterium, the DNA window CTGGCTCGACAACGTCGTGCTGCCCCTCGTCGCGCTCGCGGCGACGTTCGCCGCCAGCTTCTGGGTGGCGGGCGCGCTGGCGCCCTGGCCGGCGCTGTTCGCCGGCTGCGCCGCCGGCGCGGTCGCCGCCGCGGCCGCCGTGTACCTGCTCGGCCGCCGCACCATCTGGCCCGAGCTGGTGCGGGACCTGCGGCACCTGGCGCCCGCCCGGTCCGGGGCCTGATGCGCGTCCTCGTCCTCTCGGACCTGTATCCGCCGGTGAGCCTCGGGGGCTACGAGGTCGCCGCGCGCGAGGTCGCGGAGGCGCTCGCCGCGCGCGGCCACGCGGTGTGGGTGCTCACCGGCGACGCCGGCGCGGCCAGCGGAGCCGCGGCCGAGCCGCGGGTCGCCCGCGTGCTGCGCTCGCGGATGGGCACGACGCCCGGCGTGCTCGGCCTGGGCGGCGAGGCGCGCCGGCAGGCGGCCGACCGCGCGGCGGTCGAGCGGCTGCTCGCCGAGGCGCGCCCGGACGTCGTCTTCCTCTGGAACACCGGCGGCGTGTCGCACCAGGTGTTGAGCCGCCTGATGAACGGGCCGGTGCCGACGGTGATCTACGTGTTCGGCGACTGGCCGCTCCGGAAGTTCGTGGATCCGGCCGACCTCGATCCCTGGGCGGGGATCTTCGCGCCCCGGCCCGAGCCGAGCTGGCGCCGCGCGGCGCGCCGGGTGTTCGCCGGCCTCGCGCGCCTCCGTGGCGTGGCCACGGAGGCCGCGCCGCTGCGGTTCGACCACCTCGAGTACGGCTCGCGCTTCATGATGGACCTGCTGCACCGCAGCGGCTTCACGGCCGCAGGCACGGAGCGGCTGGTCTATTACGGACTGTTCGGCGACTACGCGCGCGCCGCGGACGAGGCGCCCGCGCCGCGCGGCGCCGGCGGACGGGAGATCCTGTTCGTCGGCCGCCTGTGGGAGGCCAAGGGCGTGCACACCGTCGTCGAGGCGCTGGGCGCGTTGCGCCGGCGAGGCGAGAGCGGGGTGACGCTCACGGTGGCCGGTCCCGAAGAGCAGCTGGACTACGTCGCGGCACTGCGCCGCCGGGCGGACCAGCTGGGAGTGGCCGCCCAAGTACGGTGGGCGGGCGCCGTTCCGCGCGAGAAGCTGCTACCGCTCTACCGCGCGCATGACGTGCTGGTGTTCGCGTCGGAGTACGACGAGCCGTTTGGCATCGTCCAGCTCGAGGCGATGGCGGCGGGATGCGTGGTGGTGGGCACCGGCACGGGCGGCAGCTCGGAGATCCTCGAACGCGACCGGAATGCCCTGCTCTTCCGGGCGGGCGACGCTGGCGACCTGGCCGACCGGCTGGCGTTTCTGTTCGGAAATGCGCCGCTGCGCGAGCGGCTGCGGGAAGGCGGCAAGGCCACCGTGCGCGAGCGGTTCCTCGGCGCGCGGATGGTGGACGAGGTCGAGGCGCACCTCGCCGAGATCGTGCGGACGCGGCGGCGGGTGAGCGCGTGAGCGGCCCGCTCGCTGCGGCCTGGCGCCGGCTCCGGCTCGAGCTGGTGGTGGCCTACGTGCACCGGCGAACGCTGCTCACGCGGCGGCACGCGATCGCGGCGCTGAACACGGGCGGCGGCCTCAGGCTGCACCTCGGATCGGGCGACCGGCTGCGGACGGGCTGGGTGAACGTGGACATCCACCCGGCCGCCGACCTCCGGCTGGACGTGCGTCGCGCCTGGCCGTTCGCCGACGGATCGGCCGGGGAGGTCTACGCGGAGCACCTGTTCGAGCACCTCGCGTGGCCGGCGGAGACCGCGCACTTCCTCGCGGAGGCGCGGCGGGTGCTCCACGGCGGGGGCGTGCTGCGCCTCAGCGTCCCGGATCTCGCCCGTCACGTGCGCGCCTACGTCGACGGCGACGCCGCGTTCGCCGGCGCGTTCGCGCCGTTCCTTCCGCCGGGAGCGGTGACCCGCGCCGACGCCCTCAACCACCACTTCCGGCAGGACGGCGAGCACCTCTACGCCTACGACGCCGAGACGCTCGCCGAGCGGCTGCGCGCCGCGGGCTTCGCGGATCCGCGCGCCGTCGCCCCGTCGCGGGAGTACGAGCAGGCGGCGCGCGACTTCGAGAGCCTGGTGATGACGGCGCGGCGCCCGTGAAGATCTGGGTCGTGCCGGCCGTGCCCAACACGCCGCTGCGGCACCGGGCGGCGGACATCGCGCTCGCGCTCGGCGCGCGGCATCGCGTCACCATCCTCTACGGCGAGCGCCAGCCGTCGGGCCTCGGCCTCGCGGGCAAGCTGCTGTGGCACCTGCGCCAGGCATTCACCACCGCGCGCCGCCCGCTCGGCCCGGGCGTCACGGCCCGGCGGCTCCCCTCCCTGCCGCGCTGGCCCGCGGCCTCCCGCGCCTGGCAGTCGCTGTGGCTCGCCGTATTCGCGCGCGCCGCCCGGGCGGAGGGGGTGGTCACGCAGAACACCGGGGAGGTGCGCGCACCGCGGCTTCGGCGCGTGCGCGTGGTGTACGATCTGCCCGACGACCACGTCGCGGGCCTCGAGCTGGCCTCACGCGGCGCGGCTGCCGGCGAGGTGCGGCGGTTCATCGCACGCGAGCTGCGGGGCGCGGCTGCCGTGACCGCCTCCTCGCGCGTGCTGATCGAGGTGCTCAAGCGGGAGTTCGGCCGCGACGCCCTGCTGGTGCCCAACGGCACCTGGGTGCGCCGGTTCCGGGACGCGGTGGCGCTCCCGACCGCGTCGCTGCGCGAGCGGCTGGCGCTGGGCCCGGGGCCCGTGATCGGATTCACCGGCGGGCTCGACGGATGGCTGCTGGCCGGACTGCTGATCGAGACCTGGCGCACCGTGCGGCGCGCGCGGCCGACGGCACAGCTCCTGGTGGTGGGCGGCGGCGAGCGCGCGGGCGAGCTGAGAGACGCCGGCGCCGGCGTGACCGTCACCGGGTTCGTCGCCCCCGACGAGGTGCCGGCGCACGTCGCGCTGTTCGACGTCGGCGTGGTTCCGTTCGCGCGGAACGCGCTCACCGACGCGATGCTGCCGATCAAGGTGTTCGACTGCGCCGCCGCGCGGAAGCCGGTGGTGAGCACACCGCTCGGCGCGTACGCGGGCGAGGACCTGCCGTTCCTGCGGATCGCGGCCCCGGCGACCGGGGAGTTCGCCGCCGCGGTGCTGGCGTCGCTCGACGCCGGCTGGCAGGCCGCCTGGGACGCGGCGGTGGACCGGTACGACTGGGACCGGCTGGTCGTGCCCCTCGAGCGGCTGCTGACCGGAGCGCCCACTCCGTGACGGCGAGCGCCGCGTGAAAGTCCTGGCGTTGCTCTCCGACAACCCGTGGCCGCCGAACACCGGCTCGCGCGTCCGCAACGCGTACCTCTGGCCGGAGCTCCAGCGCCTCGGCGTCGAGGTCAGGCTGCTCGCGCTCGACCAGGGCCACGGGCCCATCGTCCGCAACCACGCCGCCGACGCGGGCGGGCGCACCGAGGTCGAGCTGCACACGCTCGACCGCGAGCGCCTGCCGCTCCGCGCCTGGCACGCGCTGACGCGCAGCTACCACCAGTGGCCGGTCTCGAGCTCGCTCCGGCAACGGGTGCACGAGTTCATGCACGGGTGGCACCCCGACGTGATCCACGCCGAGGAGCTGCGGATGGCGGCGTACCTGCCGGACCGCAGCCACCTGCCCCGGTCGCTCCGCACGATGACCCTCCACAACGTGGAGTCGGACCTCCTGCGGCAGACCGGCTCCACGGCGGTGCGCCGCGGCCGCCCGCTGGTCGAGCTGCTGCACCGCGCTTCGCTGGCGCGGTTCGAGCGGGAAGCCGTCCTCGGCGCCGACCTGGCGTTCGCATACTCGGCGGCCGATCTCGCCCGCTACCGCCAGCTCGTGCCCGGCGGCCGCTGGGCCGCGACCCGGAACGGCACCCACGCGGCCGCGATCACGCCGGCCCCGCCGCCGACCCCGCCGGCCGTGCTGCTCCTCGGGTCGCTCGGCTACGCGCCCAACGTGCAGGGGCTGTACTGGTTCCTCGATCACGTGCTGCCGCTGCTGCCGCGCGGGGTCGCCGTCACCATCGCCGGCTCGCGCGCCCCCGACGAGGTGCGGCGCCGGCTCGCGCGCGCCCCCGTGCGCTTCGAGGATTCGCCCGAGGACGTGGCGCCGCTCTACGCGGCCCACGCGCTGTGCGTGGTGCCCGTCTTCCAGGGCAGCGGCACGCGGGGCAAGATCCTCGAGGCGCTGGCCTACGAGCGCGCCGTGGTGACCACCACGCCGGGCGTGGGCGGGCTCGAGCTGTCGGAGGGTGAGGGCTTCGTGCTGGCCGACGACGCCGAACGGTTCGCGGCGCAGCTCGCGCGGCTCGTCGCGGCGCCGGACGAGCGAGCGGCGCTCGCGCGGCGCGGGCGCGCGGCGGTGCTCGAGCGTTACGACTGGTCCGCCGTGGCCGGGGACCTCCTGGCGGCCTGGTCGTCCCGGACGGCGCACCGCTGATGCACGTCGCCCTGATCAAGCTCGGTGCCCTGGGCGACGTCGTGCGCACCACGTCGCTGGTGCCGGGGCTCAAGCGCCTCGACCCCGCGCTGGAGCTGACCTGGATCACCGACGCCGCCGCGGTCCCGCTGATCGGCTACCACGGCGACGTGCGCTTCGTGCGCACGCCGGACGAGCCCGGCGCCTGGCGCGAGACCCAGTTCGACTGGGTCATCTCGCTCGACGACAGCCGGGTGGCCTGCCACCTCGCGAGCCTGCTCAGGTCGCTGCAGCTCTCCGGCGCCTACCGCGCGGCGGACGGCAGCCTGCGCTACACGCCCGACCTCGAGGAGTGGTTCGGGATGGGGCTGCTGCGCTCCGAGGAGGACGGCGGGCTCGCCGAGGCCAACCGGCGCAAGCAGGCGAACGCGCGCACCTTCGGCCAGATCCTCTTCGACGGGCTGCGCCTGGCCGGGCCGGTCGAGCGGCCGCTGGTGCAGATCCCGCCGGCGGCGCGCCTCGAGGCGGACCGGGTCCTGATGGACCTCGCCGCGCAGACCGGCACGGACCTCGGCGGAGAGCGTCGCGCGAAGGTGGTCGCGCTCAACACCGGCGCCGGCACGCGGTGGAAGTACAAGAGCTGGGGCGAGGACGACACCGCGCAGCTGGCCGCCCGGCTGCACGACGAGCTGGGCGCCGCGGTGATCCTCACGGGCGGCGTGGAGGAGGCGGTGCGCAACGCGCGGATCGTGGCCGCCGCCGACCGGCCGGGCGTGCTGGCGGCGCCGCTCCTGCCGGACCTGCTGGTGTTCACCGCGCTGCTGGGCCGGTGCGACGCCGTGGTGACCAGCGACTCGCTCGCGATGCACCTGGCGCTGTCGCAGGGCGTGAGCACCATCGCCTTCTTCGGCCCGACCTCCGACGCCGAGATCGACCTGTTCGGCCTCGGCGAGAAGGTCGTCACGCCGCTGCCCTGTCGCCGCTGCTACCTCCAGGACTGCGAGGTGCGCCCGCACTGCATGCAGAGCATCGGCGTCGCGCGGCTGTTCGACGCGACGGCGCGCTGGCTGAGCCGGTCCCGGTGGTCGCGACCCTCCGGGCCGTCGGGGAGGGTGAGCGGCGCCGACCGGGCACCGTAGGCGTTCCGGCGTTCGCGCCGCGACGGAGCCGCCGGCCGGTCTTGTCGCGCCCTGGCGGCGGCCCCAGATTGCCCGGCACGGGCCCTTAGCTCAGATGGTTAGAGCGGCGGACTCATAATCCGTTGGTCGGTGGTTCGATCCCACCAGGGCCCATTCTCCCTTCCACAACGGTCAGCGGTATGCTCTCGGCGCAACCATGCGCGGCGGCGAGAGCATGCCGACTACGGCCCTCGCCATTGGCTGGCGAGTGGTTGGGCGCGGCGTACATTTGCCCGCGACCGCAATCCAGGAGGAAGGCATGACCCGCTGCATCGCCGCGGTCACCTTGCTCGCGCTCGCCGCTTGCGCCCCGAAGCCCGAGTCCCCCGAGCAGATGGCCGCCCGTATGAAAGCCGAGTCGGACTCGGCCAAGACCGCTCTTCAGGCTGGCCTCGACCGATTCTGCCGGGAATGGGCCGCTGGCCGGGCGGACTCGGTCGCGATGTTCTACGCCGAAGACGCGGTGGCGATGTACCCCAACGAGCCTGCAGTCAAGGGCCGGGCGGCAATTCAGGCTGAGCTCGTCAAGGACCTGAGCTACGGGACGTACCAATGCTCCCTCACCGTCACTGGCGTCGAGGCGAACGGCCCGCTGGCGTTGGCGTGGTACACCTACGTAGAGACCTTCAAGCCCGGGCCGCACGCGCCCCCGGGAATGGCGGCGATGTTCCCCGACACGGGCAACTCCGTGACCGCCTTCAGGAAGGTGAACGGCCAGTGGCTGGCCTTCGTAGATATCGGCGTTACGAGCCGGGCGATGCCAGCCCCGGCTGCGAAGAAGCACTAGGCCGACGCAGTCCACCCGTTGACGCGAAGGGCCCGGCACATTGCCGGGCCCTTCTGATTCGTGAGGTTCGGCCTCTAGAGCAATGGCCGAACAGGCGGTGGGTGAAACCGTGGGTGACGAGTGGTGCCGAGCAGTGCCAAGTGGTACAAGTGGTGCTGAGTAGTCCCGAGCCGCATGCACAAGAACGGCCAAGCTGTGCTGAGCTGTGCCGAGTCGTGCCGAGTGGTGCCGAGCCAGTACCCCTCTCATAATCCGTTGGTCGGTGGTTCGATCCCACCAGGGCCCATTGTCAGCAACAGGCAGGAACCGCCGCAACATG includes these proteins:
- a CDS encoding glycosyltransferase family 4 protein, with amino-acid sequence MRVLVLSDLYPPVSLGGYEVAAREVAEALAARGHAVWVLTGDAGAASGAAAEPRVARVLRSRMGTTPGVLGLGGEARRQAADRAAVERLLAEARPDVVFLWNTGGVSHQVLSRLMNGPVPTVIYVFGDWPLRKFVDPADLDPWAGIFAPRPEPSWRRAARRVFAGLARLRGVATEAAPLRFDHLEYGSRFMMDLLHRSGFTAAGTERLVYYGLFGDYARAADEAPAPRGAGGREILFVGRLWEAKGVHTVVEALGALRRRGESGVTLTVAGPEEQLDYVAALRRRADQLGVAAQVRWAGAVPREKLLPLYRAHDVLVFASEYDEPFGIVQLEAMAAGCVVVGTGTGGSSEILERDRNALLFRAGDAGDLADRLAFLFGNAPLRERLREGGKATVRERFLGARMVDEVEAHLAEIVRTRRRVSA
- a CDS encoding methyltransferase domain-containing protein; the encoded protein is MSGPLAAAWRRLRLELVVAYVHRRTLLTRRHAIAALNTGGGLRLHLGSGDRLRTGWVNVDIHPAADLRLDVRRAWPFADGSAGEVYAEHLFEHLAWPAETAHFLAEARRVLHGGGVLRLSVPDLARHVRAYVDGDAAFAGAFAPFLPPGAVTRADALNHHFRQDGEHLYAYDAETLAERLRAAGFADPRAVAPSREYEQAARDFESLVMTARRP
- a CDS encoding glycosyltransferase; its protein translation is MKIWVVPAVPNTPLRHRAADIALALGARHRVTILYGERQPSGLGLAGKLLWHLRQAFTTARRPLGPGVTARRLPSLPRWPAASRAWQSLWLAVFARAARAEGVVTQNTGEVRAPRLRRVRVVYDLPDDHVAGLELASRGAAAGEVRRFIARELRGAAAVTASSRVLIEVLKREFGRDALLVPNGTWVRRFRDAVALPTASLRERLALGPGPVIGFTGGLDGWLLAGLLIETWRTVRRARPTAQLLVVGGGERAGELRDAGAGVTVTGFVAPDEVPAHVALFDVGVVPFARNALTDAMLPIKVFDCAAARKPVVSTPLGAYAGEDLPFLRIAAPATGEFAAAVLASLDAGWQAAWDAAVDRYDWDRLVVPLERLLTGAPTP
- a CDS encoding glycosyltransferase family 4 protein; its protein translation is MKVLALLSDNPWPPNTGSRVRNAYLWPELQRLGVEVRLLALDQGHGPIVRNHAADAGGRTEVELHTLDRERLPLRAWHALTRSYHQWPVSSSLRQRVHEFMHGWHPDVIHAEELRMAAYLPDRSHLPRSLRTMTLHNVESDLLRQTGSTAVRRGRPLVELLHRASLARFEREAVLGADLAFAYSAADLARYRQLVPGGRWAATRNGTHAAAITPAPPPTPPAVLLLGSLGYAPNVQGLYWFLDHVLPLLPRGVAVTIAGSRAPDEVRRRLARAPVRFEDSPEDVAPLYAAHALCVVPVFQGSGTRGKILEALAYERAVVTTTPGVGGLELSEGEGFVLADDAERFAAQLARLVAAPDERAALARRGRAAVLERYDWSAVAGDLLAAWSSRTAHR
- a CDS encoding glycosyltransferase family 9 protein, whose amino-acid sequence is MHVALIKLGALGDVVRTTSLVPGLKRLDPALELTWITDAAAVPLIGYHGDVRFVRTPDEPGAWRETQFDWVISLDDSRVACHLASLLRSLQLSGAYRAADGSLRYTPDLEEWFGMGLLRSEEDGGLAEANRRKQANARTFGQILFDGLRLAGPVERPLVQIPPAARLEADRVLMDLAAQTGTDLGGERRAKVVALNTGAGTRWKYKSWGEDDTAQLAARLHDELGAAVILTGGVEEAVRNARIVAAADRPGVLAAPLLPDLLVFTALLGRCDAVVTSDSLAMHLALSQGVSTIAFFGPTSDAEIDLFGLGEKVVTPLPCRRCYLQDCEVRPHCMQSIGVARLFDATARWLSRSRWSRPSGPSGRVSGADRAP
- a CDS encoding nuclear transport factor 2 family protein, whose protein sequence is MTRCIAAVTLLALAACAPKPESPEQMAARMKAESDSAKTALQAGLDRFCREWAAGRADSVAMFYAEDAVAMYPNEPAVKGRAAIQAELVKDLSYGTYQCSLTVTGVEANGPLALAWYTYVETFKPGPHAPPGMAAMFPDTGNSVTAFRKVNGQWLAFVDIGVTSRAMPAPAAKKH